Proteins found in one Atribacterota bacterium genomic segment:
- a CDS encoding nucleotidyltransferase family protein codes for MIDAIILAGGGGGEIEKKFGVSNRALLVIEGKFMIEYVIEALRDVSSIGKIVVVGLVEDFKSRIGSKVSEVVQPGKNPFESTLNGLKVLKPEGKVLVVASDLPLLRREMIEDFFLRCEKRKADFYYPIIRKETYEEKIGQGRRTFVRVKEGFFTGGNLFFMDPEVVEGKREWIAQMVESRKKPLAMAQILGAKIILKYFLKRLRIEDVERRVEKVLRMKGLAVITPYPEIGFDVDKVEHVEIAKSLLMR; via the coding sequence ATGATTGATGCGATCATTTTGGCAGGTGGTGGTGGAGGGGAAATCGAAAAAAAATTTGGAGTAAGTAACCGGGCTCTACTTGTCATAGAAGGGAAGTTTATGATAGAGTATGTTATAGAAGCCCTCAGGGATGTTTCCTCTATTGGAAAGATTGTAGTCGTTGGTTTGGTCGAGGATTTTAAATCCAGAATCGGTAGCAAGGTTAGCGAAGTTGTTCAGCCAGGCAAAAACCCTTTCGAGAGCACCTTGAACGGTCTTAAAGTCTTGAAACCGGAGGGTAAGGTTCTAGTGGTAGCAAGTGATTTGCCTCTGTTGAGGAGAGAGATGATCGAAGATTTCTTTTTGAGGTGTGAAAAGAGAAAGGCCGATTTTTATTATCCCATCATCCGTAAAGAAACGTATGAAGAGAAAATTGGTCAAGGAAGACGAACCTTTGTGAGAGTTAAGGAAGGGTTTTTTACTGGGGGTAATCTGTTTTTTATGGACCCCGAAGTGGTGGAAGGAAAAAGGGAGTGGATTGCTCAGATGGTTGAGAGCCGCAAAAAACCTCTTGCCATGGCTCAGATTTTGGGTGCAAAAATTATTCTTAAATACTTTTTAAAACGCCTGCGAATCGAGGATGTGGAAAGAAGAGTGGAGAAGGTTTTGAGGATGAAAGGTTTAGCTGTTATTACTCCTTATCCGGAGATAGGATTTGACGTTGATAAAGTGGAGCATGTGGAGATCGCCAAGAGTTTATTGATGAGATAG